The Nitrospira sp. genome contains a region encoding:
- a CDS encoding hydrogenase — protein sequence MLESTHLGSQLVNLCSVLLLLSCFAIVAQRRLSACVDLFAWQSLFLATTAALVAFLTGHRHIYLAAALTVVIKVIVLPRILRKVIERLNVSRELVMNINIPAGLLICGGLVVVAFFITQPIIPLGYLLTRDSLAIALAIILIGFFTMIARKKAVTQMVGFLVMENGVFLGTTAAAYGMPLIVELGVFFDVLVAGLIAGIYTHRLQDAFDSVDTSELTALKE from the coding sequence GTGTTGGAATCCACGCATCTTGGGTCGCAGTTGGTCAACCTCTGCTCGGTGCTGTTGCTCTTGAGTTGTTTCGCCATCGTTGCGCAGCGACGGCTCTCGGCCTGCGTGGATCTGTTCGCGTGGCAGTCGCTTTTTCTGGCTACCACGGCGGCACTGGTCGCGTTCTTGACCGGACATCGGCACATCTATCTTGCCGCGGCGCTGACCGTGGTCATCAAAGTGATCGTGTTGCCACGGATTCTTCGGAAGGTCATCGAGCGACTGAACGTGTCGCGGGAATTGGTCATGAACATCAACATTCCGGCCGGACTGCTGATCTGTGGCGGGCTGGTGGTGGTGGCGTTTTTCATCACGCAGCCCATTATTCCGCTGGGGTATCTCCTGACCCGGGATTCGCTGGCCATCGCCCTGGCCATCATCCTGATCGGATTTTTTACGATGATCGCCCGCAAGAAAGCAGTCACACAAATGGTCGGGTTTCTCGTGATGGAGAACGGCGTGTTTCTGGGAACCACGGCAGCGGCCTACGGCATGCCGTTGATCGTCGAATTGGGTGTGTTTTTCGATGTGCTCGTCGCGGGCCTGATCGCGGGGATTTACACCCATCGATTACAGGATGCCTTCGATAGCGTGGATACCAGCGAACTGACGGCATTGAAGGAATGA
- a CDS encoding hydrogenase 4 subunit F — MWPVIVLLAGPVLAGFLSLVIPRARVLHAVNLTTMLALGVAETVLTNRVLAEGSVTTLGTLVYVDALSDFILIIITAIGLSCSLYMWSYMDEQVARGVIAPKHLGAFFFLFHMFLFAMVAATLANSLGVQWVAVEGTTLATTFLIAFFRKRESLEAGWKYLILCSVGIALALFGVVLTYYSSIRVLGDASSALNVTELIGVADRLDPNVLKLAFLFILVGYGTKVGLVPMHTWLPDAYTEAPAPIAAMLAGVLETVAVYTLLRSKAIVDQALPSEFTGNLLLVFGFVSFVVASLFILLQHNYKRLFAYSSIEHMGLAMIGFGVGGLVGTFGGLFHLLNHAFAKALAFFVAGNIHRRHETLEIDDVRGLARSQPVTAMATLVAAFALVGLPPFSPFVSELLVVSALSAQNFASDTMHVGRFVALTISDEMRSVGLVAVFLLFGVVLFGGMMSKIGAMVWGSPREGVTRGEPWTVGHVPLLVMMAALLGLGFALPEPVRTLLTRAVTVIVQR; from the coding sequence ATGTGGCCGGTGATTGTCTTGCTGGCGGGGCCGGTCCTCGCCGGATTCTTGAGCCTGGTGATTCCTCGTGCCCGGGTGCTGCATGCCGTGAATTTGACGACGATGCTGGCATTGGGCGTCGCCGAGACCGTCTTGACTAATCGGGTGTTGGCGGAAGGATCGGTCACGACATTGGGCACGCTCGTCTACGTGGATGCATTGTCGGATTTTATTTTGATCATCATCACCGCCATCGGACTGTCCTGTTCGCTGTACATGTGGTCGTATATGGACGAACAGGTGGCGCGCGGCGTCATTGCGCCGAAGCATCTCGGGGCCTTCTTCTTCCTGTTTCACATGTTTTTATTTGCGATGGTGGCGGCGACGCTGGCGAACAGCCTCGGCGTGCAATGGGTGGCGGTGGAAGGCACGACCTTGGCGACGACCTTCCTGATTGCATTCTTCCGGAAGCGGGAGTCGCTGGAGGCGGGCTGGAAATATCTGATTCTCTGCTCGGTGGGTATCGCCCTCGCTTTGTTTGGAGTCGTGCTCACCTACTACTCGTCGATCCGGGTGCTTGGTGATGCGAGTTCGGCCTTGAATGTGACGGAGCTGATCGGAGTCGCGGATCGATTGGACCCGAACGTCCTGAAGCTGGCGTTTCTCTTTATTCTCGTCGGGTACGGCACGAAAGTCGGCTTAGTGCCGATGCATACCTGGTTGCCGGATGCGTATACGGAAGCGCCGGCGCCGATTGCGGCAATGTTGGCGGGGGTATTGGAAACGGTGGCGGTCTATACGCTGCTGCGCAGCAAGGCCATTGTCGACCAAGCACTTCCGTCCGAGTTCACCGGCAATTTGCTGCTGGTTTTTGGATTTGTGTCGTTCGTGGTGGCTTCGCTGTTCATCCTGCTCCAGCACAATTATAAGCGGCTCTTTGCCTATTCGAGCATCGAGCACATGGGGCTGGCCATGATCGGCTTCGGGGTTGGCGGCCTCGTCGGCACCTTCGGGGGTCTCTTCCATCTGCTCAACCATGCCTTCGCCAAGGCGCTGGCGTTTTTCGTCGCCGGCAATATTCACCGGCGGCACGAGACTCTGGAAATCGACGATGTGCGGGGACTGGCCAGATCTCAACCGGTCACCGCCATGGCGACTCTGGTGGCCGCTTTCGCGTTGGTGGGATTACCTCCCTTTTCGCCGTTCGTGAGCGAGTTGCTGGTCGTGTCGGCCCTGTCGGCCCAGAACTTCGCCTCCGATACGATGCATGTGGGTCGGTTCGTGGCGTTGACCATTTCGGACGAAATGCGCAGCGTGGGGCTCGTCGCCGTCTTCTTGCTGTTCGGAGTCGTTCTGTTCGGAGGCATGATGTCGAAGATCGGCGCCATGGTCTGGGGATCACCCCGAGAGGGCGTCACGCGGGGCGAGCCTTGGACCGTAGGACATGTGCCCCTGTTGGTGATGATGGCAGCGTTGCTCGGCTTGGGATTCGCACTCCCTGAGCCGGTGCGGACGTTGCTGACCAGGGCCGTCACGGTGATCGTCCAGAGGTGA
- a CDS encoding NADH-quinone oxidoreductase subunit C yields MNGGLEAVGQIRGAFARAIADVGSVHGVPMLRLRKQDVPAVAHYIHTDPHVRGSLSLLWAVDHRPREGRYELCYLFTLAARKEWLLLATDLHGDEREFPSITPHLHAAKWYEREIRDLFGLIPVGHPDMRRLVRHEHWPKGSHPLKKECAWDQVLERVQGEYAFRKIHGEGVFEIPVGPIHAGIIEPGHFRFSVAGEPILQLEVRHFWKHRGVEKLFEQQRLTEAVPLAERVSGDTSVGHSLAYCQAVETLLGMTVPPRARYLRSIFLELERLHNHIGDVGAICNDTAYALAHAHCGRMKEQLMQLNDRLTGSRFLRGVNTVGGMAMDLSGTQLSQVDAELQAIEQEFSGIEKILFANASLTERLESTGVLSEHIAWDHAVMGVVGRASGIDRDLRRDRPFAAYHECQPKVAVYRYGDVRARMRVRLDEVHESIRLIHTCCRQLPMGPVSTGPVEAPTPGQWAVSAVEGWRGEILYVVMAGAEGRIHRCKIRDPSFVHWPAIQWAALGNIVPDFPLINKSFNLSYAGNDL; encoded by the coding sequence ATGAACGGCGGACTGGAAGCGGTTGGCCAAATACGAGGGGCATTTGCGCGGGCTATCGCGGACGTCGGTTCCGTTCACGGTGTGCCGATGCTGCGCCTGCGGAAGCAGGACGTGCCGGCGGTCGCGCATTATATCCATACGGATCCACACGTGAGAGGCTCGCTCTCGCTGCTCTGGGCCGTCGATCATCGCCCTCGCGAAGGCCGCTATGAACTATGCTATCTGTTCACGCTCGCGGCGCGGAAAGAATGGCTGCTGCTCGCGACGGATCTCCATGGTGACGAGCGGGAGTTTCCGTCGATCACTCCTCATCTCCATGCGGCAAAGTGGTACGAACGGGAGATCCGGGATCTCTTTGGCCTGATCCCGGTGGGCCATCCGGACATGCGGAGGTTGGTCCGCCATGAACATTGGCCGAAGGGATCGCATCCGCTGAAGAAAGAGTGTGCCTGGGATCAGGTGCTGGAGCGCGTGCAGGGCGAATACGCCTTCAGAAAAATTCACGGCGAGGGGGTGTTCGAAATTCCTGTCGGCCCGATTCATGCAGGAATCATCGAGCCGGGCCATTTCCGGTTTTCGGTGGCAGGAGAACCGATCCTGCAGCTCGAAGTGCGTCATTTCTGGAAACATCGTGGGGTGGAAAAACTGTTCGAGCAGCAGCGCTTGACGGAAGCCGTGCCGCTTGCGGAGCGTGTCTCTGGTGATACATCGGTCGGTCATAGCCTCGCTTATTGCCAGGCGGTGGAAACGCTGCTTGGGATGACGGTGCCGCCGCGAGCCCGCTATCTGCGTAGCATCTTTCTGGAGCTGGAGCGGTTGCACAATCACATCGGCGATGTCGGCGCGATTTGTAACGATACAGCCTATGCCCTGGCGCATGCCCACTGCGGCCGCATGAAAGAACAACTCATGCAGCTGAACGATCGCCTGACAGGGTCACGTTTTCTTCGAGGGGTAAATACGGTTGGAGGAATGGCGATGGATCTCTCTGGTACGCAGCTGTCGCAGGTCGATGCGGAGTTGCAGGCCATTGAACAGGAATTTTCCGGAATTGAAAAAATTCTCTTTGCGAATGCCTCTCTGACCGAACGATTGGAGAGCACGGGAGTGTTGTCGGAACATATCGCGTGGGACCACGCGGTCATGGGGGTCGTGGGCCGCGCTTCCGGCATCGATCGGGATCTGCGTCGAGACCGGCCGTTCGCTGCCTATCACGAGTGTCAACCAAAGGTGGCCGTCTATCGATACGGAGATGTCCGCGCCCGTATGCGCGTGCGGCTGGATGAAGTGCATGAATCAATTCGTCTGATTCATACGTGTTGCCGCCAATTGCCGATGGGGCCGGTGAGCACGGGGCCGGTCGAAGCTCCGACGCCCGGGCAGTGGGCGGTATCGGCCGTCGAAGGCTGGCGTGGCGAAATCCTCTATGTTGTCATGGCGGGAGCAGAGGGACGGATTCACCGGTGTAAAATCAGGGACCCGTCGTTCGTGCACTGGCCGGCGATTCAGTGGGCGGCGTTGGGGAACATTGTGCCGGATTTTCCGTTGATCAATAAAAGCTTCAACTTGTCCTATGCGGGCAACGATCTGTGA
- the nuoB gene encoding NADH-quinone oxidoreductase subunit NuoB, which yields MFRIIKKSLSTGVVTGQYPAAKALSEPVSREAIEKAKPFRRSLTIREVDTGSCNACEMEMNALANPVYDVERFGVHIAASPRHTDALVVTGPVTVNMERALKDVYKQTPDPKLVIALGDCAINCGMFKGSYAVTGPVERHIPVDVRIAGCPPRPAEILAVLETLRGAPADRDK from the coding sequence ATGTTTCGGATCATCAAGAAAAGTCTCTCGACCGGTGTCGTGACGGGGCAGTATCCAGCAGCCAAGGCACTCTCTGAACCGGTGAGCCGGGAGGCGATCGAAAAGGCCAAGCCGTTCAGGCGGTCCCTGACGATTCGTGAGGTGGATACCGGGTCCTGCAACGCCTGCGAGATGGAAATGAATGCACTGGCTAATCCCGTCTATGATGTGGAGCGATTCGGAGTGCACATTGCTGCTTCGCCGCGCCACACCGATGCGCTGGTGGTGACCGGGCCGGTGACCGTGAATATGGAGCGCGCGTTGAAGGATGTCTATAAGCAGACGCCCGATCCGAAGCTCGTCATTGCGCTGGGTGATTGCGCAATCAACTGCGGGATGTTCAAGGGCAGTTATGCGGTGACGGGTCCGGTAGAACGCCACATTCCAGTCGATGTCCGCATTGCTGGTTGTCCTCCGAGGCCGGCGGAAATCCTCGCGGTGTTGGAAACGCTCCGGGGTGCGCCTGCCGATCGGGACAAATAA
- the kdpF gene encoding K(+)-transporting ATPase subunit F: MTAMDVFGGILSLGLLIYLMVALLKPEWF, translated from the coding sequence ATGACTGCGATGGACGTTTTCGGGGGCATCCTGTCGTTGGGATTGCTGATCTATCTCATGGTCGCGTTGCTCAAACCGGAGTGGTTCTGA
- the kdpA gene encoding potassium-transporting ATPase subunit KdpA codes for MAQIGLFFLALVALVKPLGWYMARVYTGQACGMDRVMGPFERLIYRVCSVRAAEDMNWKTYAVAMLVFNAIGLLALYALQRLQGLFPLNPSAFGAVAPDLAFNTASSFITNTNWQAYAGESTLSYLTQMLGLTVQNFVSAATGMAILVALTRGLTSRTAETIGNFWVDLTRSTLYILLPLSAVLALVLVWQGTVQTFGSSHHTALLQPVIYDKPIVDAAGQPVLDEKSVAKTESTTGTEQTLAVGPAASQVAIKHLGTNGGGFFNANAAHPYENPTPLTDFMLILAECLIAASLTYTFGKMVGDTRQGWTILAAMLSVLVFFVLGAYWAESVGNPRLTALGVEQVAGDAQSGGNMEGKEVRFGVARSSLFATATTATSTGAVNSMHDSFTPLGGLVPLFMMQFGEVILGGVGSGLYGMLVFAIIAVFIAGLMVGRTPEYLGKKIETYEMKMAALLILVMPIIVLGFTAVAVVTESGTLSILNPGAHGFSEILYAYTSQGNNNGSAFGGLNANTPFYNVTGALAMLVSRFWLAIPTLALAGSLARKKTVPPGSGTLPTHTPLFVGLLVGVVIMVGALTFVPALALGPVVEHLLMIAR; via the coding sequence ATGGCTCAAATCGGACTGTTCTTTCTCGCCCTGGTGGCGTTGGTTAAACCGCTGGGCTGGTATATGGCGCGTGTCTACACGGGCCAGGCCTGCGGAATGGATCGGGTGATGGGACCCTTCGAACGCCTGATCTATCGTGTCTGTAGCGTGCGTGCAGCGGAGGACATGAATTGGAAAACCTATGCCGTGGCCATGTTGGTATTCAACGCGATTGGATTGCTCGCACTGTATGCCTTGCAGCGCTTGCAAGGATTGTTTCCGCTGAACCCGTCGGCTTTCGGGGCGGTGGCGCCCGATCTTGCGTTCAATACCGCCTCGAGCTTCATTACCAATACAAATTGGCAGGCCTATGCCGGAGAGTCCACACTGAGTTATCTCACGCAAATGCTCGGACTGACGGTTCAGAACTTCGTCTCTGCCGCGACGGGTATGGCCATACTGGTCGCGCTCACTCGCGGGTTAACATCTCGAACTGCCGAGACCATCGGGAACTTCTGGGTCGATCTGACCCGCAGCACGTTGTACATCTTGCTGCCGCTGTCAGCCGTTCTCGCGTTAGTTCTTGTCTGGCAAGGGACGGTCCAGACCTTCGGGTCTTCTCACCACACCGCTCTCCTTCAGCCCGTGATCTATGACAAGCCGATAGTCGATGCTGCAGGGCAGCCGGTCCTGGACGAGAAGAGTGTTGCCAAGACTGAATCAACAACAGGGACTGAGCAAACCTTGGCCGTCGGTCCGGCTGCGTCACAGGTCGCAATCAAGCACCTGGGGACCAACGGTGGAGGGTTTTTTAATGCCAATGCCGCTCATCCCTATGAAAACCCGACGCCGCTGACCGATTTCATGCTGATCCTGGCTGAATGCTTGATCGCTGCTTCTCTGACCTACACATTCGGGAAGATGGTCGGGGACACCAGGCAAGGCTGGACTATTCTCGCTGCAATGCTGAGCGTATTGGTCTTCTTCGTTCTAGGAGCCTATTGGGCAGAGTCGGTAGGAAACCCACGCCTGACGGCGTTGGGTGTCGAGCAGGTCGCCGGGGATGCACAGTCCGGCGGCAACATGGAAGGGAAAGAAGTTCGTTTCGGGGTCGCCCGGTCGTCGCTCTTTGCGACCGCGACGACGGCCACATCCACCGGAGCGGTGAATTCCATGCACGATTCATTTACGCCACTCGGTGGGTTGGTACCGCTGTTTATGATGCAGTTCGGCGAAGTGATTTTGGGCGGGGTCGGTTCGGGCCTCTACGGAATGTTGGTTTTCGCCATCATCGCGGTGTTCATCGCCGGTCTCATGGTAGGCCGGACTCCGGAGTACCTGGGGAAAAAGATCGAGACCTATGAAATGAAGATGGCCGCGCTGTTGATCCTCGTCATGCCCATCATCGTCCTAGGGTTCACGGCCGTGGCGGTCGTGACTGAGTCCGGCACGTTGTCCATTCTCAATCCCGGCGCGCATGGTTTCAGCGAAATTCTCTATGCCTATACCTCCCAGGGTAACAACAACGGGAGCGCCTTCGGAGGATTGAACGCCAATACGCCGTTCTACAACGTGACCGGTGCTCTGGCGATGCTGGTCTCCAGATTCTGGCTGGCGATCCCGACATTGGCACTTGCCGGCTCGCTGGCGCGTAAAAAAACGGTGCCTCCTGGATCGGGTACGCTCCCGACTCATACACCGCTCTTTGTCGGCTTGCTGGTCGGGGTCGTCATCATGGTCGGCGCCCTGACCTTCGTCCCGGCCCTGGCGTTGGGACCGGTGGTGGAGCATTTGCTGATGATCGCTCGATAG
- the kdpB gene encoding potassium-transporting ATPase subunit KdpB: protein MTTSTKAKPLLDPPLVRQAMFDALRKFDPRIQVRNPVIFVVFVGSIFTSLLFLQALFGTGEAPIWFILAISLWLWFTVLFANFSEAIAEGRGKAQADSLRRARTESTAKRFGKPTSGGDYLAAPVALGKPGEVYSLVPATLLKKGDIVLVEAGDYIPSDGDVIEGIASVNESAITGESAPVIRESGDRSAVTGGTRVLSDWLVVRITASAGETFLDRMIAMVEGARRQKTPNEIALNILLAALTVVFLLATVTLQPFSLYAVHATGQGAPISVTVLVALLVCLIPTTIGALLSAIGIAGMDRMVQANVIAMSGKAVEAAGDVDVLLLDKTGTITLGNRQATAFIPAEGVPETSMADVAQLASLADETPEGRSIVILAKERYGIRGRDIHEMGAAFLPFTAQTKMSGVDLEGRQVRKGAAEAIEDYVTQQGGAFPPAVRNAVETIAMQGGTPLVVAEGKTVLGVIHLKDVVKGGIKERFAELRRMGIRTIMITGDNQKTAAAIAAEAGVDDFLAQATPEAKLKLIRDLQAGGRLVAMTGDGTNDAPALAQADVAVAMNTGTQAAKEAGNLVDLDSNPTKLIEIVEIGKQLLMTRGALTTFSIANDVAKYFAIIPAAFATTYPALGVLNVMGLATPESAVLSAVIFNALVIIGLIPLARRGVTFRPIEASLLLRHNVLVYGLGGIIVPFVGIKLIDLVLVALGLV from the coding sequence ATGACAACATCGACGAAAGCCAAACCACTCCTCGATCCGCCGCTGGTTCGACAGGCCATGTTCGATGCGCTGCGAAAGTTCGATCCTCGTATCCAGGTGCGCAACCCGGTCATATTCGTGGTCTTCGTGGGGAGCATCTTCACGTCGCTGCTGTTTCTCCAGGCGTTGTTTGGGACAGGCGAAGCGCCGATCTGGTTCATCCTCGCCATCTCGTTGTGGCTCTGGTTCACCGTGCTCTTCGCGAACTTTTCCGAAGCGATTGCCGAAGGACGAGGCAAGGCCCAGGCCGATTCTCTCCGGAGAGCGAGGACAGAATCGACCGCCAAGCGATTCGGGAAACCGACCTCCGGGGGAGATTACCTGGCGGCGCCAGTCGCCCTCGGAAAACCCGGCGAGGTCTATTCTCTGGTTCCGGCCACTCTGCTCAAGAAAGGCGACATCGTGCTGGTCGAGGCCGGCGATTACATTCCCAGCGATGGGGATGTGATCGAGGGGATCGCGTCCGTCAACGAAAGCGCGATTACGGGCGAGAGCGCGCCGGTGATTCGTGAATCCGGTGACCGGAGCGCGGTGACTGGCGGCACGCGGGTGTTGTCCGATTGGCTCGTCGTGCGCATTACCGCCAGTGCCGGTGAAACCTTCCTCGACCGGATGATTGCCATGGTCGAGGGGGCCAGGCGCCAGAAGACGCCCAATGAAATCGCGCTCAATATTCTGCTGGCAGCCCTCACCGTCGTCTTTCTGCTGGCGACGGTGACCTTGCAGCCCTTTTCTCTTTACGCCGTGCATGCCACGGGGCAAGGGGCGCCGATTTCAGTGACTGTGCTCGTCGCTCTGCTGGTCTGCCTCATACCGACCACCATCGGCGCGCTCTTGTCCGCAATCGGCATTGCGGGCATGGACCGCATGGTCCAGGCGAACGTGATCGCCATGTCGGGGAAAGCCGTTGAAGCGGCGGGTGATGTGGACGTGCTGCTCCTCGACAAAACAGGCACGATCACGCTGGGGAACCGGCAAGCCACGGCATTTATTCCAGCCGAGGGAGTGCCGGAAACGTCTATGGCCGATGTGGCTCAATTGGCTTCCCTTGCAGATGAGACGCCTGAAGGCCGCAGCATCGTGATTCTGGCAAAGGAACGCTATGGAATCAGAGGGCGTGACATCCATGAGATGGGCGCCGCTTTTCTGCCGTTCACAGCGCAAACGAAAATGAGCGGCGTCGACCTTGAGGGTCGACAAGTCAGAAAAGGGGCGGCGGAAGCCATCGAAGACTATGTGACTCAACAAGGCGGGGCGTTTCCTCCTGCCGTACGCAATGCGGTCGAGACGATTGCCATGCAAGGTGGCACTCCTCTGGTCGTGGCCGAGGGCAAGACGGTGCTCGGCGTAATTCACCTAAAAGATGTGGTGAAGGGTGGCATCAAGGAACGGTTTGCCGAGTTACGCCGTATGGGCATCAGAACGATAATGATCACCGGCGACAACCAAAAAACGGCGGCCGCGATCGCTGCAGAGGCCGGCGTGGATGATTTTCTCGCGCAGGCTACTCCCGAAGCCAAATTGAAACTCATCCGTGATCTTCAGGCGGGAGGCCGACTCGTGGCCATGACGGGCGACGGCACCAATGATGCGCCGGCATTGGCGCAGGCCGATGTGGCCGTGGCCATGAATACCGGCACCCAGGCTGCCAAAGAAGCGGGTAATCTCGTCGATCTGGATTCCAATCCCACCAAATTGATTGAGATCGTGGAAATCGGCAAACAGCTCCTCATGACGCGCGGCGCGCTCACGACTTTCAGTATCGCCAATGATGTCGCGAAGTATTTTGCGATCATTCCGGCCGCATTTGCCACAACCTATCCGGCCCTGGGGGTGTTGAATGTCATGGGACTGGCGACGCCGGAAAGCGCGGTGTTGTCGGCCGTTATTTTCAATGCGTTGGTCATCATCGGGCTGATTCCACTTGCGCGTCGAGGGGTCACGTTCCGGCCGATCGAGGCGTCCTTGCTGCTGCGCCACAATGTTCTGGTGTACGGGCTGGGAGGGATCATTGTTCCGTTCGTTGGAATTAAGCTGATAGACCTGGTCCTGGTTGCCCTGGGATTAGTCTGA
- the kdpC gene encoding potassium-transporting ATPase subunit KdpC, protein MVAQLRSALMVFFMLTILTGMIYPLAVTGLAQLLFPHQANGNLIYKDGKPIGSSLIGQPFDDPKYFWARPSATAPFPYNAAASSGSNLGPTNPALTEAVKTRVAALRAADSRHDAPVPADLVTASGSGLDPHISPAAAEYQVRRVARARGREEEFVRTVVGRYTEERQLGILGERRVNVLALNLALDASDQLR, encoded by the coding sequence ATGGTTGCTCAACTTCGATCCGCGCTGATGGTGTTTTTCATGCTGACGATTCTGACCGGCATGATCTATCCGCTGGCCGTGACAGGGCTCGCTCAACTGCTGTTCCCGCATCAGGCCAATGGCAATCTGATCTATAAAGACGGCAAGCCGATCGGTTCCTCGCTGATCGGCCAACCCTTCGACGATCCCAAGTATTTCTGGGCACGCCCTTCCGCGACGGCTCCGTTCCCCTACAATGCGGCCGCCTCGTCCGGATCGAACCTCGGTCCCACCAATCCCGCGCTGACGGAGGCGGTCAAAACGAGAGTCGCTGCATTACGAGCTGCGGACTCCCGCCATGATGCACCGGTTCCCGCTGATCTGGTGACCGCGTCCGGAAGCGGCCTTGACCCTCACATCAGTCCCGCCGCGGCAGAATACCAAGTGCGCCGGGTTGCTCGTGCACGTGGGAGGGAAGAAGAATTTGTCCGGACGGTAGTTGGTCGATATACCGAGGAACGTCAGCTGGGGATACTCGGTGAGCGACGGGTCAATGTACTGGCGTTAAACCTCGCATTGGATGCATCCGACCAGCTTCGTTGA